From Daucus carota subsp. sativus chromosome 6, DH1 v3.0, whole genome shotgun sequence:
GCCACTATTCCATAAGCTACTTGGTATCCTGGATTATATGGCTTGTCGTATTGAACAAGACATCTTGAAAAACCGGTTGCATCAAGAACTACAGCAGCTTGAATGGTCACACCATCATTACATATCAATAGGGATTTAGCTTCCTCGTGTACAACTTTTACAACCTTAGCCTGATGAAATTTAACTCCATTTGATATGCACTTCTGCATCATTTTAGATTTAAGCTGCTTCCTGTTAACCCTTCCATACGGTCTTCCGAGCTCTTTGGTTGTCTGGTcatcaatgtaaacaattgcaCTTGACCAGGTAGTGTCAAGGCAATCTAGCAAATCCATAGCCTCAAACTCATCCACCCAAACACCATAATTGTTTGGCCATATCAATTTTGGAGAAGGGTCTATAGACACAACCGCAAGTCCTGCCTCAGAAACTTGTTGTGCTACCGCTAACCCTGCAGGACCTCCACCAACTACAGCCAAGTCCACTACAAGGCCATTCGACGGGTCATACAAAGGAAGGTCAAATTCAAGATTTTCTTTCTTGGTTTCTTGAACAAGCTCCAAAAGGGCACTACTACTAGCCTTTACAGAACCGTTCTTCCCCCAATTTACATTCGATCTTCTAGAGCCAAACCTCAGCTCCTGGTTTCGAAACTTCAAACAACTCAGGGTTCCAACTTTATCAGGAAACCCATGAATTGGATTGAAAAACTCAAGCTTGTTATGAGTCTTTAGTAGAGTATCCATCACTTTCATGTATGGTTCTATTAATTTACCAAATATATCTCCAAAAACAAAATCTGGGTTCCAAGATATCCCAAATTCTCAACCTTTATGCTAACTTTCACCAATAATTAATGGAAATTTCAGAGTgacttaataaaaaattgttcaaAATAAAAACATGTACTAAACATATAACTGCAGAAGATATTGGAGAATTACAAGTAAATAAAGCTACGGTTAAAGAATTAAAGACTTACCCATCTAGCAGCAAGAGGGATTGGAGGTAGATACAGACGAGATACATACAAGCATATCTCATTTTTCATATAATCAAGTAGGTGTAAGCTGCACTCACTTGAAAcaaattcttttattttctttctaaaaataaaaaataatttgtgggTGAAGATATCCAAAATCAAATCATCCAAACATGTGCGGCAGGGATGTCTTTGCCTAGGTTGCCACGAGAAAATAATTCAtaactattatttatatgtctctatttataaaatttattttatattttaaaaaatttctaaaatcatttatatcttgaatttgaaatatatatcttaagttcttaaatatatttagtaaaatattttaataaacatatatttaaaaatgtgtgatacaatttaaaaatatattatttattatggtcaataaaataaaagatataaaaacatctgataattaagtttaaaataaacatacaaatattttagataatcttatattttttactttaatgaCTGCTATAaagacaattttattttttctctttttttgctaagtaaAGAAAATCTTTTGTACACATGTGTCATCTATTCTATACATACATCCAAAGACGTTTCTCAGTTGTATACTTGTATCTCAGTATCCTCACACATTCAACTCCACTTAAATCATTCTTCATTTCTTCCGTTGAACACTAGTATTATACTCTGAATAGCAACCTATACAtacaatatacacacacccaaAATGTCCCGACTTGCTCATCTCAAGCGATCACTAAAACCCTTTTTTCAAAACCCTAGATTGCACTTCACAAAACCCCCAATTTTCAGCAACCCCACCTCAGAAATTCCTCATTTCTTAAACCCTAGAAACCCTTTTGTTTCCCGTGGATTCTCAACAACCCCACCTCTTTCTTCCCCTTCTTCGAGCTCTTCTGATGCAGAGATTCGTAAATACATTGGCTATGCGGCACTGTTACTCTCTTGTGCTGCAGCTACATACTATTCTTTCCCGTTCCCTGAGAATGCCAAGCACAAGAAGGCCCAGATGTTTAGGTACGCTCCGTTGCCTGATGATTTGCATACTGTGTCTAATTGGAGTGGGACCCACGAGGTGCATACGCGGAATTTTGTGCAGCCTGAGAGTGTGAAAGAGTTGGAGAGTGTGGTGAGGGTGGCTAGTGAGAAGAAGCAGAAGATTAGGCCGGTGGGGTCGGGGTTGTCGCCGAATGGGATCGGGTTGACTAGAGCGGGGATGGTGAATTTGGCGTTGTTGGATAAGGTTTTGGAGGTGGATAAGGAGAGGAAGATTGTGAGGGTTCAGGCGGGGATTCGGGTGCAGGAGCTCGTCGATGGGATTAAGGAGTTCGGGATTACTTTGCAGAATTTTGCGTCCATTAGGGAACAGCAGATTGGTGGCATTGTTCAGGTAGACTGAAGTTTCTGAAATGCTGTTTAGCctttgataaatttattatctGTTTCTTTGATTGATGATTGTGATGCTTTTTAAGTATGAATTTACTGTACATAATACCATTATGAAGTGGCAAAGGTTGCAATTTGCATGATTAGAAGACACTAGTTgactatatatgtaaatatatatgtggAATGTATCGAAGGTAAGATGTCCAGTGTGGTGCTCTCTGTTTAACTATCTTTTGGAGGATATACTGTCTTGCCTGCATCACTAGAAATTTGGAATCTTAATAGTTTAAATATGATAAGAGTAGCTTACAGTTGATGATCTGAAAGGCATCAGGTTTTGTTGTAACTTGTATGTAGCTTGCAACATCTATAACTGTGTTCAGGCACGGGGCATGCCATGTGTTTATAATAGTTgtctatatatgtaaatatatctgTGGAATGTATAGAAGACAGTCCAGTGTGGCCTCAATTTATTTAATTGTCATTCATAGGATATTCTGTTTTTGACCTGCTTTATTAGAAATTTGGAATATCAATATTTAGCTGTCTTACAATAAGAGTAGCGTAtacagttaaacctctttaAACTAATAACATTGGGATTTGGGACCaacgaaaaatattatttaccgAAAGTGAAATACACTATCTACATTATGTCAGGGCCAGAAAAAACTATTACTTTAGTGTGGATATTACGTTATCAATTATTACCTAATCGAGGTTCAACTGTAGTTGATGGCCTGAAAGGCATTAGGTTATGTTTTATATAGCTCGGAACATCAAGAAATGTGTTTAGGCATGGgctaattgatttttttatataaaatcgtttttaactttaaaaaacGTCCATCTCTTTAGGATAAGCTAACTTACTAAAAATGGTGCCTGGCACTGCATGGTATATGAGCACCACATTTCGGACGGAAACTCTACATGCTGATGAAATACTTTCCTGCCAGtagcataatatataaatatgatggTTGATAAGAAGCACATTTCTAAGTGAGCCAATACATCAAGGTTTGAACGTCAATTATATCAGTCAAAATCAAGTAATAAGTAGTGAAAAATGGCACATGTACATATCAATAAGTGTGTCATGTGCTCAACTTCTGCTTGATGGAGTGTGTACTTTGCCGTTGAAGACACAAACTTTGCTATTTCTACAGTCTGTCAGTCATAAAATGTGTACTTTTCTTTGAGTTGTAAATCAGGAGAGTTGTGTGATTTTGGGAGAAAGGTTTAAAGACAATCATTGGTTATTACTCTAACAGTTGACAACAGAAATACGTGTCTGCATTATTTGTGATCCCCTCAAGAGATCAATAACTGTTGATCTTGTCGTATATCGTAAACAGTTAGTGTTAACATTGCAGGGCTGCTAAGTTATTCTTTCTATAGAACTATTTCAGTGCTATTCCACATAAAGAAAAAAGTGCCTGAGATGTACATTCATTCACATATTAGATGTGTGCCTGTCTTCAATTTTGCTGTTTTGGGGGACATTAAGTAACTCTCAACAATCTTACTCAGTGCGAATTTTTAATTCATAACAAAATTTGTAACATTTTAATCATTGCTATTCAGTTCTACATACATATGTTCTTACCCATATTACAGCTCCTCTTTTGGATTAATCATATTTAGGTTGGTGCACATGGCACTGGAGCAAGGTTGCCTCCCATTGATGAGCAGGTTATTAGCATGAAGTTGGTTACACCTGGTAAAGGAACTATAGAGGTTTCAAGAGAGAAAGATCCCGAGCTTTTTTATCTAGCTCGGTGTGGACTTGGGGGCCTTGGTGTCGTTTCAGAAGTCACTCTGCAGTGTGTTGAGAGGCAGGAACTTGTTGAGCATACCTATGTCTCAAATATTAAAGATATAAAGAAAAACCACAAGTATATACATTCACTTTCTATgtcctttacaaatatattcctTCATAATTCGCATGGAGCAGAAGGCATATCATCTCATTCTTTAGTTAATTATTCTGGTCTTAATACTAGGAGAAACTATATTTCCAGTTTCCACGAACCAATGTAAAATGTGCAGTTGTATGCAAAGAGTAATTTTTTTGGATACTTGAACAATTTTAACCCTTGATAACCCCCCAAGGCCacagttttattattattatcactcagttctattattataaatatttttataaattattatacattgAACGGTGCTTATCTACCATTCATGGTATGAATTAAGACAACTTGAGGACATGCTTATGAGTGGCAGAGTGACCACTGGAATAATGTATAAATGCAAACAGGCTCATTTCTGTAGTATATGGTTCatgaaaaattattaatcatTGCATCTAATTGTGCAATCCACATCAAATTAAAAGGCTACTACTACTAATTTTTGGATATCATTGTTACCTTTTTTGGAACCTGTACTTTTTATGgttgttatttacttgtccttcCACTGCAACAATTGCTTGTCAGCTTTGCACTTATTGATCaatattctatttttctttcaaattcttgaatataAACTGTTTCTTTCCTTCCTGTAGGAAATTGCTGTCTGACAACAAGCATGTGAAGTATCTCTACATACCATATACTGACACGGTTGTCGTTGTGAGGTGTAATCCCGTATCAAAGTGGAAAGGTGCACCAAATTTTAAACCAAAATATAGCAAGGATGAAGCCATGAAGCAAATTCGTGATCTTTACCATGAGTCAATTAAGAAGTACAGGTacatcactatatcatattttcTGGTGGAATGTGTCACATACGGAAACATCGAAACAGTATTCATCATTTGTAATATgtgattgttttatttattgatttttttataatattggcAGTTATATGTTATTAAAACTGCTTGAAGTATTCAttcgtgattttttttataaaactgcTTGAAGTATTCATTTTTAgtgcttatttatttattattattattattattattattttgttgttatgttattattattgttataattgttgtttttgttgttattattactattgctataatcataattattatttatactcTACATATGTTTTATTTGTAGAAGAGTTGTCACCATAATTATGCTGTTGCGTACAACATAATGtcttttgtatatttttaagttttaagaataatttttcatttctgGTATGTTCACTTGCCGTCCAATATCTTTTTTTTGCCTATATTATGTAGTCTGTTTATAAGTTTGCCATGCAAATTGATTACAGTAAAATgattactttttattaattattatcatttgcAGAGGTGAAGAACAAGAAATTAGTGAGTTTACATTTACAGAGTTGAGAGATAAGTTACTTGCACTGGATCCTCTGAACAAAGACCATGTCATAAAGGTCAATCAAGCTGAGGCAGAATTCTGGAGGAGGTCAGAGGGATACAGATTAGGCTGGAGTGATGAGATTCTGGGCTTTGATTGTGGTGGCCAACAATGGGTATCAGAGACCTGTTTTCCTGCTGGAACCCTAGCTAAACCAAACATGAAAGATATCCAATACATAGAAGAAGTGTTGCAGCTCATTGAAAAGGAACAAGTGCCTGCACCTGCACCAATAGAGCAGAGATGGACAACTTCTAGTAAGAGCCTCATGAGTCCAGCTTACAGCTCAGCAGAGGATGATATTTTCTCATGGGTAACTTTCAGTCTCTAGAAATTATTTGACCAaaattgaaagatattaatcagCTAATTGACGTCGGATGAATGTAATTTATAACCCTAGCCAAAAAAGATCTATCTTCATGTGCCATGTCAAAACCATAAACTTTGCCCATTCTCTGATGCTAAGAGTAGTATTAAGACTTTGTTAGTGGGTGGCAAGACTTACTTAATATATTATGCTTTAAAGCTCATCCGTTGGCCTGGATCGGAGGGCTAAAAAGGCTCACAATTTTTTAAAGCCTGTCATGGTCAAAGTCGAAGCATGGCCTGGACTCAAAAAGCCTGTCATGGTCAAAGTCGAAACAtagattaataaattttaaatcagcAAAAGAAAGTGGAGGGAATGAAGGCTGGAATAGGCTTCCATTGTTTAATTTCACAATTAACATTACGTCTTTTTCGTTTTTACATATTGCTTTGATTAACATGAATCTAGTTTGAGGTGATTAGTGTGTTTGGTTTACAACTAGGAGCTTCTTGTAATTTGTCAACATTTTATGTACATCTCTCAATTTTTGTTCAGGTTGGCATAATCATGTATCTTCCTACAACGGATCCACGACAGAGAAAGGAGATAACAGAGGAATTTTTTCATTATAGGCATATGACCCAAACCCAGTTATGGGATCAGTATTCAGCATATGAACACTGGGCAAAGATTGAGGTACTGATACTTCGTGATATCCTGGTTTTACGAAATCTAAAATTTAGTGCAATTTTCGGAACAAGGTTAGAGGAACAAACAGGTTCTTGTTTTGGAAGCCCCAGGAAGCCAATAAGCACCCTCAGAATTCCTTGAGACTATACTCATGGaaagataatttaaataaacGTCTTTACTGAATGACTTTCCAATTGAATATGAAAACATTTAGAGTTTTTCTAAACAATGGCGCAATGGGTAATCGGTATACACTTATactcataaatcataaaatgGCCCTAATAATAGCCCTGAAAACTTCCTTGATTTAAGTGtataatatgtttatatgtatagATCAGGCTCAGATGAGAACAAGAGAATTGTGAGAAACTAATGTTTTGCACTGTGTTCAAGTGCTGAACATTACTGAGCATCATAGGTAAAAGTGCAGAACATTTGGTTCTTCAGTTTGTTTATCTTAAGCATAGTTCTCATGAGAGCCAGACCTTGTGTAATATTCGGTTATAAATTCCTTAATAATTATCTGATTTCTTTATACAGTTTCTTTCAATTGAAGTTAAGTTATATTTCAGTCAAACAAGATGATATATATCCTGTATTAAAACTTGCTCAAAAGGATTATAGCAATATAATATTGCTGTATTAATCTCTAGTTTTTGTATCGTACTTAAGGTTGTCAATGCAGACAGTATTGTAGCTAAATCAAGTTTCTctgcatattatatttttgaaatttacctGCAAAGTCTTGCATATTGCTTACTGGACACCCTGTTTGCAGGTACCAAAGGACAAAGATGAGCTTGCAGCTCTACAATCAAGGTTAAGGAAGCGATTTCCTGTAGATGCTTATAATAAAGCTCGAAGGGAATTGGATCCGAACAGTGTCCTTTCTAATAATATGCTGGAGAAGTTGTTCCCCTTGGGAAATCCAATTTGATCAGGTTCTCTTGGTCCAGTTTCTTATTTTTGTATCACTGTAGTGAAGGTCACAATTTTTCTTTTGGAAATTATTAAATTGGTTTGGTGTTCACCACCAAAAAATGATATGAAGTCTGAAAATATGCTGCATAAGAAACTCTGCATCACATACCAAAGCCTTTATGATTTATATCAATAATTCTTCATTTTCCttggtttatattttttgtaaaagaaATAGAGTTCACTCGTCAATTTGAGTATGTGTGTTCTGGGAATTATGAGACTCTGAACCTGTTTTGGTTAGATTTTGGTTTTATAGTTTTTGCGTTAAAATGGGTTGACAAGATACttttttttcaagttaaaaGGATTTGGCAGTTTACATTTTCTTTGCATCACTGAAACTCTGGGAAGTGCTCTAGTGCGAGACTTATGGTTCATTAACTAAAaagatttgaataattttaatacACTTGAACAGAATAAACTTTCTGCACATACCCTCGAGGAAATAAAAGCAAGTCTGTATTATTGTACATTAAAAACACAATATAAACCTCACGACGGTCTTACTATACTATTATAATTACGTAATCACACAAAACTTAGAATATCATTATAGTTACAATACTGGTCTTGCCATTCGTAGCCATCTCTCTCAGAAACAAGTTTCACAGAGCCAACAGCAACACAGGGCAAAAAGGCTGCAAGTGATAAAAGGAATTTTGTTAAGAAACAAGCTTTGCTATCATAAAATTACAGTGATAGAGCATGTAGCGGAAAGTGTAGATCTAGTGAAGTTTACCATCCTTCAATGAAGCCTCTGTCCCCTTTCTTTTTTGTTTCCGTGGAATACTTGTTCCCAGCTGGTGGGTTCTCACTTGGATAACCTAGTAATCAAATTTATGAACAAGGAGTCAGTATCTTGATGCTAgtaaaatttgttcaaattatataaaatacgtCTACACAATTGTGGGGCGGGGTTGAAACCTGGAGGAGGCTggttctgtttttcttgatccTTCATGGTGGAATAGGAAGACGATGCTTTATATCTTTACTTGTCTGCACGGAGGATTGTCTAGtatttatatacacaaacacaCTTAAATTTCAACCACCTTTTTGTATGAATAAAAGCAACTTTATGAATCCTAGCAATTGAGTTGACAAGAAGCCGAAATAAGCTTATCGAAAGTaactttgaatattattattttgatagaATGCACAACTGTTCTCATTGCTTTGTGAGTTATTGATTCTTTTCTTGAAGAGGAGAAGAGAATAAAGCTAAGGGAAAGGAAATATAATGCAAAAGATTAGGGGAATAATCCCAGAGTTGAAATAGAACCCGAGCTGTCTTACTTTAGCTTTAGATGAAGGAATATATGCTTTTGATCTTTCATTTACAATCTTGAGGTGTCTAATTGAGAATATTGAATTTATGCCTTAAGTTCTAGTTTGTGAGCTTTATAATCATTTTagttataacaatttttaaacaATATATATTCTTTATAAAAACATTATTCTTTCCtggtatttaaaaaaattattatcaataaatttaacCATGTGGACAACAAATCCTAGTTACAATATTGTTACTACGAATAGTGGACATGGTGCATGTGGGAATCTTAATCCACAATTTTCCTTTCAATTTGTGTTTCTGCTATGCTGGGCTTTACTCGGGCTTTAGCCTTTACTGCCAGTTTTCTGATGTTCTCCCCTTAAAGGGCCATATGTGTG
This genomic window contains:
- the LOC108227887 gene encoding L-galactono-1,4-lactone dehydrogenase, mitochondrial, with protein sequence MSRLAHLKRSLKPFFQNPRLHFTKPPIFSNPTSEIPHFLNPRNPFVSRGFSTTPPLSSPSSSSSDAEIRKYIGYAALLLSCAAATYYSFPFPENAKHKKAQMFRYAPLPDDLHTVSNWSGTHEVHTRNFVQPESVKELESVVRVASEKKQKIRPVGSGLSPNGIGLTRAGMVNLALLDKVLEVDKERKIVRVQAGIRVQELVDGIKEFGITLQNFASIREQQIGGIVQVGAHGTGARLPPIDEQVISMKLVTPGKGTIEVSREKDPELFYLARCGLGGLGVVSEVTLQCVERQELVEHTYVSNIKDIKKNHKKLLSDNKHVKYLYIPYTDTVVVVRCNPVSKWKGAPNFKPKYSKDEAMKQIRDLYHESIKKYRGEEQEISEFTFTELRDKLLALDPLNKDHVIKVNQAEAEFWRRSEGYRLGWSDEILGFDCGGQQWVSETCFPAGTLAKPNMKDIQYIEEVLQLIEKEQVPAPAPIEQRWTTSSKSLMSPAYSSAEDDIFSWVGIIMYLPTTDPRQRKEITEEFFHYRHMTQTQLWDQYSAYEHWAKIEVPKDKDELAALQSRLRKRFPVDAYNKARRELDPNSVLSNNMLEKLFPLGNPI